One genomic region from Pseudomonas hormoni encodes:
- a CDS encoding MATE family efflux transporter: protein MQTPTTQHPLWKTYLLFLAPMVLSNFLQSMSGTVNSIYIGQMLGTQALAAVSGMFPVVFFFIALVIGLGAGAGVLIGQAWGAKEVHLVKTIAATTLLLGAMIGLAAAILGSVFARPALQGLGTPADVLDDAVSYAHVMMWIMPSLLVYVLFTQLLRGVSDTVSPLIALVVSTCIGLALTPALIRGWFGLPMLGIQSAAYAGLVGNLSAMGWLAWRLISKGHPLAPDREMFAAMRLDRVILGKVLRIGLPTGLQMVVLSVSELVILALVNKHGSQATAAYGAVTQIVNYVQFPALSIAITASILGAQAIGAARVERIGPILRTGLLINVCLTGGLVVLGYVLSHWLLGLFLTDDLTRAKAEHLLHIMLWSLLVFGFQAIIGGIMRASGTVLVPMAISIVCVVGVQLPVAYVLDGQFGLQGVWMAFPVAYLGMLVLQTAYYKMVWKHQKIERLV from the coding sequence ATGCAAACCCCCACCACCCAACACCCCCTCTGGAAAACCTACCTCCTTTTCCTGGCCCCCATGGTCCTCTCCAATTTCCTCCAATCCATGTCGGGCACCGTCAACAGCATCTACATCGGCCAAATGCTCGGCACCCAAGCCCTGGCCGCCGTCTCTGGCATGTTCCCCGTCGTCTTCTTCTTCATCGCCCTGGTCATCGGCCTCGGCGCGGGGGCGGGCGTGCTCATCGGCCAAGCCTGGGGTGCTAAAGAAGTCCATCTGGTGAAAACCATCGCCGCAACCACCTTGCTGTTGGGCGCAATGATCGGTCTAGCGGCCGCCATCCTCGGAAGCGTGTTCGCCCGCCCAGCCCTGCAAGGTCTGGGAACCCCGGCCGACGTACTCGACGACGCCGTGTCCTACGCCCACGTAATGATGTGGATCATGCCGTCCCTGCTGGTCTACGTCCTCTTCACCCAACTACTACGCGGAGTGAGCGATACGGTGTCGCCACTGATCGCGTTGGTGGTGTCGACCTGCATCGGCTTGGCGCTGACGCCAGCCTTGATTCGCGGTTGGTTCGGGTTGCCGATGTTGGGGATTCAGAGTGCGGCGTATGCGGGGTTGGTGGGTAACCTGTCGGCGATGGGGTGGCTGGCGTGGCGGTTGATCAGTAAGGGGCATCCGTTGGCGCCGGATCGGGAGATGTTTGCGGCGATGCGGCTGGATCGGGTGATTCTTGGCAAGGTGTTGCGCATCGGCTTGCCGACCGGGTTGCAGATGGTGGTGTTGTCGGTGTCGGAGCTGGTGATTCTGGCGTTGGTGAATAAGCACGGTTCGCAGGCGACGGCGGCGTATGGGGCGGTGACGCAGATCGTCAATTACGTGCAGTTTCCGGCGTTGTCGATTGCGATCACGGCGTCGATTCTTGGGGCGCAGGCGATTGGGGCGGCGCGGGTTGAGCGGATCGGGCCGATTCTGCGTACGGGGCTTTTGATTAACGTGTGCCTGACCGGTGGCTTGGTGGTGTTGGGTTATGTGTTGTCGCACTGGTTGCTGGGGTTGTTTCTGACGGATGATTTGACTCGGGCGAAGGCTGAGCATCTGTTGCACATCATGCTGTGGAGCCTTTTGGTGTTTGGCTTTCAGGCGATCATCGGCGGGATCATGCGCGCCAGCGGCACGGTGTTGGTGCCGATGGCGATTTCGATTGTGTGCGTGGTGGGTGTGCAGTTGCCGGTGGCGTATGTATTGGACGGGCAGTTCGGGTTGCAGGGTGTGTGGATGGCGTTTCCGGTGGCGTATCTGGGGATGCTGGTGTTGCAGACGGCGTATTACAAGATGGTGTGGAAGCATCAGAAGATTGAGCGGTTGGTGTAG
- a CDS encoding peptidoglycan recognition protein family protein, which produces MAANFATQATAQEMKPGEFMCPIPISVNDRAATREAIIKKVQSLSATFVERSSWGAMKGKPEMVMDWDYSMIALHHAGRSHSCTPGAEQMQEIQKGHLSQKYDDIGYHYGIDCTGQILEGRDIRLQGSSVLKYNTGLIGIVLLENLTTPEERGDWVAKGRVALDSIGYSTTNVIPTAQIDALMHLIDALKSVFVIKHFGGHREYPGQSSEGKICPGNIGMELVKNIRAKTQLLPPPAPQP; this is translated from the coding sequence ATGGCTGCCAACTTCGCAACGCAGGCGACCGCGCAAGAAATGAAACCTGGCGAGTTTATGTGCCCGATCCCTATTTCCGTGAATGACCGAGCTGCCACACGTGAGGCAATTATCAAAAAGGTTCAGTCATTGAGTGCGACGTTTGTCGAGCGCTCGTCTTGGGGGGCAATGAAAGGCAAACCGGAGATGGTCATGGATTGGGACTACTCCATGATTGCGCTGCACCACGCCGGCCGCAGTCATAGCTGCACACCAGGCGCGGAGCAGATGCAGGAGATTCAAAAAGGCCATCTGAGCCAGAAGTATGACGATATCGGCTATCACTACGGGATCGATTGCACCGGGCAGATACTGGAAGGACGTGACATCAGACTTCAGGGCTCAAGTGTTCTGAAGTACAACACTGGCCTTATCGGCATTGTCCTGCTGGAAAACCTGACGACACCGGAAGAGAGGGGCGACTGGGTCGCGAAGGGGCGTGTAGCTCTCGACAGCATCGGCTACAGCACAACCAACGTGATACCAACTGCGCAAATTGACGCGTTGATGCACTTGATTGACGCATTGAAAAGTGTGTTCGTCATCAAACACTTTGGTGGTCACAGGGAGTACCCAGGACAGTCTTCCGAAGGAAAAATCTGTCCCGGTAACATCGGAATGGAATTGGTCAAAAATATCAGGGCGAAAACCCAGCTGTTACCTCCACCGGCGCCACAGCCATGA